The Cytobacillus sp. NJ13 sequence AAATAAGTTCTTGAAAAAAGGGCTTTTTTCGATAAAAGCAGGCTTAGCGAATTTTGCCAGCAATGTACCCAATAGTGTAATGACAATAATAAAGGTCATGATTTCAGGAAGATAGTCTGCGAGCAGGTTTTGGATCCAGCCTGAAAAAATGGCTATGGGAATGGTAATATCCCCTTGATATTTGATCGGAACCATGAATAAGCTGATTCCAATTAATGACGGTATGAGAAATTTTATTAGATCTGTAGAAGAATGCTTCTTTCTTGATGCATCAATCAATATCATTCACCTTTTCCTTATATTTATAAACCACATGTTATTTTAATTCATAATCCCTGAAAAAGCCAACTCTTTCTCTTAAATTCCACTGTTTCCCTTCTTTTTAAACTTCTAAAACAAACTTATTTTTATGCTCCCATATTATGTTAAAATATGAAATAATCAAAAAAATCAAAAAGCAGGTGTGCGGATGTTCAGGTTTCGGTTATATTGGACCTTCACAAAGAAGGCCTTTCTTCGATCAGCCGTTTATCGATTTGATGTATGGTCGCGGCTTGGCTCAAATTTTATATTTCTGCTGATGTGGGGTTCGATTTGGACTGCTTTATATGCCGGGAGGGAAGAAGCTGGCGGCGTCAGTTTTGAGTCCATGCTGACGTATATTGTGGTCAGCCAATTTTTATCTGGAGTAAATGGGGCGGGCACCCCGCTGTGGGAAATCCAGGAGAAGGTCCGGACAGGAGATATTTCCCTGGAATTAATGAGGCCGTTTGATGTGCCGCTCCGCTATCTTTTTGCCGATTTTGGAAGTGTGGCCTTTTACATACTGACAGCGCTGCTCCCTTTATATACAGTCATGTTCATTTTTATGGATTTGACATTGCCTTCAGCCTGGGAGACTTGGGCTTTGTTCATCGTATCCGCTTTTATTGGATTCCTGATTCGCTATTGCATTGAAATGTCTTTTGGGCTGCTTTCCTTTTTTCTAGTTGAAACGGGCGGCATTGTAGATGTCTTTTACTTTGCCATGTCCCTTCTTTCAGGATCAGTCATTCCGCTGTGGTTTTTTCCGGGCTGGCTGGAAAAGATGGCGCTTTACTTGCCATTTCAGGGAATCTATTACATACCTAACGCGATTTTTATAGGCAAAATCTCTGGAAATCAGATCCTGCTTTCCCTGGGTGTTCAATTATTTTGGGCGGCAGCCAGTTATCTGCTATTAAGGTTTGTCTGGAATCGCGCATCCCAAAAAGTAGTGGTGCAGGGGGGATAGAGTATGGGTGTTCTAAAATATTTCGATTTGTACTTTAAGCTCATCTCCGCAGGAGTAAGGGCTCAGCTGCAGTACCGGTTTGCCTTTGTCATGAGGATTGTCGGGCTCATTACATCCTATACAGGCACTGCTGTCACGATGTGGATCATGCTTTATCAGTTTCAGGAACTGGGCTCATGGACCTTTTATGAAATGCTGTTTCTATTTGCTGTCGCTGTTCTATCCTGGGGATTCTGCATCATTCTCTTTTTTCATTTCAGGGGGTTGGACACCTACATTTTAAACGGCACATTTGACCGCTTTCTTGTCAGGCCGATCAATCCATTTTTTCATTTCATGGCGATGAAGTTTGATGTGGCCTCATTTGGGCAGTTCATCTTCAGTGTCGGCATTTTTATTTGGGTCAGCTTTGAGCTGCACCTGGATTGGACAATCGGGAAAAGTTTGTTTCTGCTGTTATCTGTGGTTGGGGGCATCCTCATCCAGGGAGGTCTGCTTGTCATGATTTCTGCCCTCGCATTCTGGACGACGAAATCGGAGCAATTTTACTGGGTGGCCATGTTTCCTGCCCGAAATCTGACCAATTATCCTTTGGTCATTTATCCGAAAGCAGTGCAATGGTTTACAGCCTTTGTCGTTCCATTCGGCTTTGTGAACTATTTTCCCGCTGCCGTGCTTCTGGAAAAGGAAACGCCATTTTTCCCGGAGAATATCGGGTATTTTTCGCCGCTTGTCGGCATCGTCTTTTTTGCCATAGCCTATTATATTTGGATGCTGGGTTTAAAGAGATATAAGAGTACAGGTTCATGACATCGTTTAGGAGGGCTGGAATTGCCGATTATAGAGGTTGAACATCTAATGAAGGACTTTATGATTGCCAAGAGGGAGACAGGCTTCCTTGGCGCTGTAAAGAGCCTTGTAAAAAGAGAGCATATTAAGAAGGAAGCAGTGAAAGATATCAGCTTTTCGATCGGAGAAGGGGAAATGGTCGGCTATATCGGACCGAATGGCGCCGGAAAGTCCACCACCATCAAAATGCTGACGGGCATTCTTGTCCCCAGCTCAGGATGTGTGAAGGTAAACGGAATCATTCCCTATGAAAACAGGCAGGAAAATGCCAGGAATATCGGAGTGGTTTTCGGCCAGAGAACACAGCTTTGGTGGGATCTGCCTACCATTGAATCGTTTGAGCTGCTGAAGGAAATCTACCAGGTTTCGGATAAACGGTATAAAGAAAACATGGGCACCTTTACAGAGATTTTGGGACTCGATGAATTCCTGAACACGCCGGTCCGGCAGCTGTCGCTTGGGCAAAGGATGAGGGCTGATATTGCCGCATCCCTGCTGCATGACCCGCCAATCCTATTTCTTGATGAACCGACGATTGGCCTGGATGTCGTCGCCAAAGAGAAGATGAGGACCTTTATTAAAGAAATTAATAATGAGCGCAAAATTACCGTCATATTAACCACACATGATATGGAGGATATCGAAAAACTCTGTGAGCGGATGATTCTCATTGACCATGGGCAAAAGGTTTACGACGGGGAAATCGCAGTGGTAAAAGAGCGTTTTGGCAAAACGAGAACACTCATCGTTGACCTGGAGGAATCATCACACAGCCTCCAGCTTAAGGGTGGAGAGGTGTTTAAAGAAGAAGCAAGCCGCTGCTGGATCCGATTTAACCGGGATGAAGTGTCAGCCTCGGAATTAATTGCCCAAATTACTGAAACGCATAATATCAAAGATCTGACAGTGGAAGAGCCTGCAATCGAATCGATCATCAGCCGCATTTATCAGGAGGGCTATCAGGAGCTGCCTGAAACGGTCAAAGTATAAGTTGCAGCTCCAGAAAAAAATAGGCTCGGCTGATATGTCAATATTTTCTGAAAAATTGATATAATATATAGAGGTGATCAAATTGATTCTATATTTGCTGGGCTTTTGTGCAGTATTGCTGGGAGCAGGAATGTTTGTGGACTGGTGGCATAAAAGGCATGGAATTGACGATTTTGACCCTGAGGAAAATGAAAAGCATGTATCTGAGTCAGAGAGAGCCTACATCGAGTCTTATATGCATAACATGAAAAATGATCATCATAATGGGATGTCATAAGAAAAGCGGAAGCTCCTTGCCCACCCCTCACATCTCGAGGGGGGCAGGCGCTCCTCCTAGAAGCTAACGTTTTTAGTCGTGCGATGTAAATGCGGTCGATGCGTTCCTTGTGGAGCTATACAGCTATCTAAATTCAGAATATATATTATCTCATAAGAAAAGGAGCATGGCGGGTGCCATGCTCTTTACCTTTAGAATATTAAAAAACCTATTGAAATAATCACGCCGCTGACCAGCAGAGTCAGAACGCAGAATCCCATGATGTCTTTTGCCTTTAATCCTGCAATGGCGAGTGCCGGCAGCGCCCAGAAAGGCTGGATTAAGTTGGTCCAGGCATCACCCCATGCAACCGCCATCGCTGTTTTAGGAATGGAAGCTCCCATTGACTGAGCCGCTTCAAGCATAATCGGAGCCTGGACAGCCCACTGGCCACCTCCGGAAGGAACAAAAAAGTTCACAAGCCCCGCGCTTAAAAACGTGAAGAAATGGAATGTGTAATCATTCGAAATGCTTACAAACGCTTCGGACATAACCGCCGCCAGCCCTGAGGCGGTCATCATGCCCATGATGCCGGCATAAAACGGAAACTGAATAATGATGCCGCTTGCCCCTTTTACCGCATTCAGGACGGCCTCAAGGAACTGTTTAGGCGTTCCATGGAAAAGGATGCCCAGGAACAGGAATAAGAAATTCACGATATCAAGGTTCAGGTTAAACCCCTTTGTAGCGAAATAATAAAATAAGAATACAAGCCCAAGGATCCCGGCCAGAAATGAGATGATGCGGCTGTTTTCCAGGCGTTCGGCAGGTGTCATCGCCCCTTTTTCAAGTGAAGCTGCCTGGATGTCTTCTTGAAGAAGAGCAGGATCGACCACAATGGTCTCCTCTTTCGACGGCATCATAAAGCGGTTTACAAAAGGCAAAACCAATAATAGTGCGACGACAATAAAAATATTGAAGCCGGCAAAAATGGTCTGGTCAGTAGAGATGACGCCAATCATATCTTCTGAAAAGTGTCCAGGTGTAGCAATGGTCAATGGAATCGAACCGGAAATTCCCCCGTGCCAGACAACGAAACCTGAGTAAGCGCTTGCAATCAACAGGCGATAATCCACATTTTTTACTTTTTTGGCAAGCTCTTTAGCAAATAAGGCGCCGATCACGAGACCGAATCCCCAGTTAATTAAGCTTGCAATCATTGATACGAATGACACAATAAGGATGGCCTGTCCGGGTGACTTGGCTAATGATGCCATTGCACCTAACCCTTTTTTAAAGATCGTGCTGCTGGCCAATACATGACCTGTGACTAAAACCAGCACCATCTGCATGGAAAAAGTCAAGAGGCCCCAAAACCCATTTCCCCAATGCTGAACCATTTGGTAAGGTCCATTATCTGTGAAAATCAAACCTAATCCAAACACAACGAAGGTTAGGATAATGACAAATAAAAATGGATCAGGCAAATACCGCTGCATGATGCGGTTAAAGAAAGATACCAGTACTTTCATGATGCAACCCCCAATTTTAATTATTAACCTACTTAATATTTTCTGTAAAATTCTATCTATTCCTTCTTTTCTGACAAAATTCTTGTCTAAAATGCTTCTGCCACTTAAATTAGGAGAGAAAACATCGAAAGGAGACTGGAGATATGGACGTTAAAATAGTGAAAGCTGAATGGAAAGACCGGGATATTGTAAGAAACATGTATGCTTTCTATCTGCACGATTTAACAAAATACACTGATGCATTGGAAGCAAATGAAGAAGGCACATTCGAATTTGACGCCTTTTCATTAATCTGGGACAAAGAAGGCATAGAACCTTACCTCATTAAAGCTGATGGCAAACTGGCAGGATTCCTGCTGCTTCTGCGTGCTCCCTTTTTAAAAAAAGCAGATTACTGCATCAATGACTTTTTCCTGTATAACTCATTCAGGGGGAAAAAAGTGGGGCAAGCTGCTATTGATCTATTATTTAGCGAATATAAGGGCACCTACTATATAGAGCAGTTAAAACGAAATGAGCCTGCTGTCCGCTTTTGGAAAAAGGTGTATCGCTATTATCAGTTTGATGTTGACGAGACCTCGAGAATGGAAGATGGAGAAGAATGTGTGGGGCAGCTGGTGAAAGTGGAATGATAAATTAACTGGACCCGGTGCTTCTCTGAGAGTTTGAACCGGGTGCTTCTTCGGATAGGTTAAGTGGAGATCTAGAAGGGCGAGTCCGAACCCGGCACTCATTCGGACAGAAAAAGGAGAAATCGAAGAGTCAGAGTCCGAACCCGGCACTCATTCGGACAGAAAAGGAAAAAATCGAAGAGTCAGAGTCCGAACCCGGTGCTCATTCGAACAGAAAAAGGAGAAATCGAAGAGCCAGAGTCCGAACCCGGCACTCATTCGGACATAAAAAGGAGAAATTGAAGAGTCAGAGTCCGAACCCGGCACTCATTCGGACAGAAAAACATAACCCCAAATTGATGCAAAAAGGAGAGTTGGTATGGATATTCGTTTATTAATAGAGCTTTTTGAAAAAAACAAAGATGCAGAAAAAGCAACCCCCATGCAAAACTATTTGAAAAACCACTTTCCTTTCCTGGGAATTAAGGCACCTGAAAGAATAGCCCTTTTAAAAGAATTCTTCAAAAAGACAGGCCTGCTGAAGCAGGAATTTAATCCGGATTTTGTGGAAGCCTTATGGGACATGGAGGAGCGTGAATACCAGGCTGCCGCCCTCGATTACATTGCAAAATTCACCAGGAAACTGGACAAAAGCCATCTGGCATTAGTCGAAAAGCTGATCACAACAAAGTCCTGGTGGGATACCGTTGACATGTTGGCCACCCATGCAGTGGGCTCCATTGCGGCCAAAAATCCGGAAGTGATCCCTGAAAAAATAGAGGGATGGGCAACCAGTGAAAACATGTGGCTGCGCAGGACCTCCATCCTCTTTCAGCTAAAATACAAAACCCGCACAGATGAAGACCTGCTATACTGCTACATCCTGCTAAACAATGACAGCAAAGAATTCTTCATTCAAAAAGCCATTGGCTGGGCGCTCAGGGAATACTCAAAAACAAATCCTGAGTAAGTTAAAAGATTTATTGAATCAAACACACTTGCCAGGCTAAGCATTAGGGAAGGGAGTAAGTATATTGGTTAGATTCTTATGAGGAAGAGCAATTATTTAAAATAACCCAAAGAACATGATAGAATGGCAAATAAGTTTTTCAGTAAAAATACTACAGCCAGAAGGTGAAATTTAAATGATCAAATGCATTGCCAGTGATATGGACGGAACGCTATTAACCGCCACACAGAAAATCACGCCTGAAAATATCGAAGCCATTAAAACAGCACAGGAAAAAGGAGTCGAAGTAGTCATCGCAACCGGGCGCTCCTACTTCGAAGCAAGCTTCGTCCTCGATGAAGCCGGCATCTCCTGCCCGATTATTTGCGCAAATGGAGCAGAAGTAAGGGCTGCAGATGGAAAAGTCGTATCCTCCAACCCGCTCGAAAAGGACCTGGCTAAAAAAGCCGCCTATATCCTTGTGCAGAACAACGTTTATTTCGAGGTATACACAAACCAGGGTACATATACCATTGATGAAGACCGCGGCGTTTCCATCATTGTCGACATCTTTTTAAGCGGAAATCCTGAAGCGGATATTGATGAAGTGACAAAAGCTGCAGAAGAACGCTTTACAAAAGGGCTGGTGCGAAAAGTGAACAGCTATGACGAGCTTTTCAATAGTGACGAGCACCAAATATACAAGCTGCTGGCCTTCTCCTTCGAACCCGATTTTCTCGTATCCGCTAAAGAAGACTTGCTTAAGCTTGAAGGCATGGCCGTAAGTTCATCAGGGGATGAGAACCTGGAGCTGACAAGTGTGAACGCCCAAAAGGGGATTGCCCTTGAAGCTTTTGTAAAAGAAAAAGGCATTTCACTTCTGGAAACAATGGCAATTGGCGATAATTATAATGATTTGTCTATGTTCAAACGCGCAGGAAGATCCGTTGCCATGGGCAATGCCGATGACATCATTAAAGCACAATGTGATGCGGTGACCTCTGCAAATGAAGACAGCGGTGTAGCCAAGGCAATCCGGGAAGTCCTGAAGTAAAATTTCAAGGGGGATGAAAGCTGGATGAATAAGGTGTTAGGTGCAGGGTTGCTGGTTTTTGGTCTGCTGGCTGGATGCTCAAGTACCGGCGGGAATAATAGCGGGAAACAAGCAGAGGATCAGGAGGCCAGCCTTCCTGCCGGTCAAGAGCCGGAAATACTGGCAGATGAGCTTGATATTCCCTGGTCCATTGCCAAAACAGGCGAAACCTTTTACATGACGGAAAGACAGGGTAGCATTGTAAAAGTAGAGGATGGCAAGAAAGAACGTCAAAAGGTTGAACTTACGAAAAAGCTTTCTACTGCTTCCGAAGCTGGCTTGCTTGGATTTGTGCTGGCACCTGATTTTTCACAATCAAACGAAGCATATGCCTATTACACCTATGAAAACACCACCGGCCAGTTTAACCGCATTGTGATCCTCAAGCTTCTAAATGGAACTTGGAAAGAGGAGAATATATTACTCGATAAAATCCCAAGCGGGCAGTTTCACCACGGAGGCCGTCTTGAAATTGGCCCTGACGGGAAGCTTTATGCTACGGCCGGCGATGCTGCGGCCGACCCGGAAATTGCCCAGGATGTGAATTCACTGGGAGGCAAAATACTAAGAATGAATC is a genomic window containing:
- a CDS encoding ABC-2 family transporter protein, with product MFRFRLYWTFTKKAFLRSAVYRFDVWSRLGSNFIFLLMWGSIWTALYAGREEAGGVSFESMLTYIVVSQFLSGVNGAGTPLWEIQEKVRTGDISLELMRPFDVPLRYLFADFGSVAFYILTALLPLYTVMFIFMDLTLPSAWETWALFIVSAFIGFLIRYCIEMSFGLLSFFLVETGGIVDVFYFAMSLLSGSVIPLWFFPGWLEKMALYLPFQGIYYIPNAIFIGKISGNQILLSLGVQLFWAAASYLLLRFVWNRASQKVVVQGG
- a CDS encoding ABC-2 family transporter protein — its product is MGVLKYFDLYFKLISAGVRAQLQYRFAFVMRIVGLITSYTGTAVTMWIMLYQFQELGSWTFYEMLFLFAVAVLSWGFCIILFFHFRGLDTYILNGTFDRFLVRPINPFFHFMAMKFDVASFGQFIFSVGIFIWVSFELHLDWTIGKSLFLLLSVVGGILIQGGLLVMISALAFWTTKSEQFYWVAMFPARNLTNYPLVIYPKAVQWFTAFVVPFGFVNYFPAAVLLEKETPFFPENIGYFSPLVGIVFFAIAYYIWMLGLKRYKSTGS
- a CDS encoding ATP-binding cassette domain-containing protein gives rise to the protein MPIIEVEHLMKDFMIAKRETGFLGAVKSLVKREHIKKEAVKDISFSIGEGEMVGYIGPNGAGKSTTIKMLTGILVPSSGCVKVNGIIPYENRQENARNIGVVFGQRTQLWWDLPTIESFELLKEIYQVSDKRYKENMGTFTEILGLDEFLNTPVRQLSLGQRMRADIAASLLHDPPILFLDEPTIGLDVVAKEKMRTFIKEINNERKITVILTTHDMEDIEKLCERMILIDHGQKVYDGEIAVVKERFGKTRTLIVDLEESSHSLQLKGGEVFKEEASRCWIRFNRDEVSASELIAQITETHNIKDLTVEEPAIESIISRIYQEGYQELPETVKV
- a CDS encoding short-chain fatty acid transporter, with protein sequence MKVLVSFFNRIMQRYLPDPFLFVIILTFVVFGLGLIFTDNGPYQMVQHWGNGFWGLLTFSMQMVLVLVTGHVLASSTIFKKGLGAMASLAKSPGQAILIVSFVSMIASLINWGFGLVIGALFAKELAKKVKNVDYRLLIASAYSGFVVWHGGISGSIPLTIATPGHFSEDMIGVISTDQTIFAGFNIFIVVALLLVLPFVNRFMMPSKEETIVVDPALLQEDIQAASLEKGAMTPAERLENSRIISFLAGILGLVFLFYYFATKGFNLNLDIVNFLFLFLGILFHGTPKQFLEAVLNAVKGASGIIIQFPFYAGIMGMMTASGLAAVMSEAFVSISNDYTFHFFTFLSAGLVNFFVPSGGGQWAVQAPIMLEAAQSMGASIPKTAMAVAWGDAWTNLIQPFWALPALAIAGLKAKDIMGFCVLTLLVSGVIISIGFLIF
- a CDS encoding GNAT family N-acetyltransferase encodes the protein MDVKIVKAEWKDRDIVRNMYAFYLHDLTKYTDALEANEEGTFEFDAFSLIWDKEGIEPYLIKADGKLAGFLLLLRAPFLKKADYCINDFFLYNSFRGKKVGQAAIDLLFSEYKGTYYIEQLKRNEPAVRFWKKVYRYYQFDVDETSRMEDGEECVGQLVKVE
- a CDS encoding HAD family hydrolase: MIKCIASDMDGTLLTATQKITPENIEAIKTAQEKGVEVVIATGRSYFEASFVLDEAGISCPIICANGAEVRAADGKVVSSNPLEKDLAKKAAYILVQNNVYFEVYTNQGTYTIDEDRGVSIIVDIFLSGNPEADIDEVTKAAEERFTKGLVRKVNSYDELFNSDEHQIYKLLAFSFEPDFLVSAKEDLLKLEGMAVSSSGDENLELTSVNAQKGIALEAFVKEKGISLLETMAIGDNYNDLSMFKRAGRSVAMGNADDIIKAQCDAVTSANEDSGVAKAIREVLK
- a CDS encoding sorbosone dehydrogenase family protein; translated protein: MNKVLGAGLLVFGLLAGCSSTGGNNSGKQAEDQEASLPAGQEPEILADELDIPWSIAKTGETFYMTERQGSIVKVEDGKKERQKVELTKKLSTASEAGLLGFVLAPDFSQSNEAYAYYTYENTTGQFNRIVILKLLNGTWKEENILLDKIPSGQFHHGGRLEIGPDGKLYATAGDAAADPEIAQDVNSLGGKILRMNLDGSVPEDNPFSGSYVYSYGHRNPQGLAWAEDGTLYESEHGPSANDEINKILPGKNYGWPVIRGTEKKEGMESPLFTSGDDETWAPSGMAYHGGKLYTAALRGSAVLEFDLETKNVRKIVSDLGRIRDIFIEGDVLYFISNNTDGRGNPLDKDDKLYQIPLSDI